In one window of Deinococcus aquiradiocola DNA:
- a CDS encoding M23 family metallopeptidase, with protein MTTSRPPTTPVLMRLAWLALLLAALLGLLTWLWPQVQQAMRYADLLRQPAPTVRSLPDPLPGVRFADTWGGARSEGRSHEGVDIFAPRGTPVRSTTTGVIGKVGLDRLGGRVVTVTGPGGYHHYYAHLDRYADVTVGEWVTVGTVLGYVGTSGNAAGTPPHLHYGVYTPAWQATNPYPLLRRGT; from the coding sequence ATGACCACTTCACGCCCCCCCACCACCCCCGTCCTGATGCGCCTCGCGTGGCTCGCGCTGCTGCTCGCCGCGCTGCTCGGCCTGCTGACGTGGCTGTGGCCGCAGGTGCAGCAGGCCATGCGGTACGCGGACCTGCTGCGCCAGCCCGCGCCCACCGTCCGCAGCCTGCCGGACCCGCTGCCGGGCGTGCGGTTCGCGGACACGTGGGGCGGCGCGCGCAGCGAGGGACGCAGTCACGAGGGCGTGGACATCTTCGCGCCGCGCGGGACGCCCGTGCGCTCCACCACCACCGGCGTGATCGGCAAGGTCGGCCTCGACCGCCTGGGCGGCCGCGTCGTGACCGTCACCGGGCCAGGAGGGTACCACCACTACTACGCGCACCTCGACCGGTACGCGGACGTGACGGTGGGCGAGTGGGTGACGGTCGGCACGGTGCTGGGCTACGTCGGCACGAGCGGCAACGCGGCCGGCACGCCGCCGCACCTGCATTACGGGGTGTACACGCCGGCGTGGCAGGCCACGAACCCGTACCCACTGCTGCGGCGCGGCACCTGA
- a CDS encoding alpha/beta fold hydrolase, producing the protein MTAPHDEQDETLNDETGTDRAPSDWTGDGLTDETPHYEHLNGADLYFEVVGPEDAPVVVFLHGGPGYNSYSFRALVGDRLDRYRMVYLDMRGAGRSGPLADTQQGGDTLDIDTLVGDLEALRDYLGVERFTPLGHGFGALVALEYGRRHPLQTARVVTVNPWVHFPDLALTLLAEASAQRGVKLDDPAERLRADAAEGEHVAVGEARLEAAFALVNGRDLLNSVQFMDRASRMRLEYADVEGQLLGGGEVQQALVNQGLWSFEYPPFLMEQKRPVYVIAGVEDRTSYPQQVGWLEDLANADVNLLQTGHYPWLDDEDAFVEALERAVEG; encoded by the coding sequence ATGACTGCCCCGCACGATGAGCAAGACGAGACGCTGAACGACGAGACCGGCACCGACCGGGCGCCCTCCGACTGGACCGGCGACGGCCTCACGGACGAGACGCCGCACTACGAGCACCTGAACGGCGCGGACCTGTACTTCGAGGTGGTCGGCCCGGAGGACGCGCCCGTCGTGGTGTTCCTGCACGGCGGTCCCGGCTACAACAGCTACTCCTTCCGGGCGCTGGTCGGGGACCGCCTGGACCGCTACCGGATGGTGTACCTCGACATGCGCGGCGCGGGCCGCAGCGGCCCGCTCGCCGACACGCAGCAGGGCGGCGACACGCTCGACATCGACACGCTCGTCGGTGATCTGGAGGCGCTGCGGGACTACCTGGGCGTGGAGCGGTTCACGCCGCTCGGGCACGGTTTCGGGGCACTGGTGGCGCTGGAGTACGGGCGCCGCCACCCGCTGCAGACGGCGCGCGTCGTGACCGTGAACCCCTGGGTGCACTTCCCGGACCTCGCGCTGACGCTGCTGGCCGAGGCGAGCGCGCAGCGCGGCGTGAAGCTCGACGATCCCGCCGAGCGCCTCCGCGCGGACGCCGCCGAGGGGGAGCACGTCGCGGTGGGCGAGGCGCGGCTGGAGGCGGCGTTCGCGCTCGTGAACGGCCGCGACCTGCTGAACAGCGTGCAGTTCATGGACCGCGCGAGCCGCATGCGGCTGGAGTACGCGGACGTGGAGGGGCAGCTGCTGGGCGGCGGCGAGGTGCAGCAGGCGCTCGTGAACCAGGGCCTGTGGAGCTTCGAGTACCCGCCGTTCCTGATGGAGCAGAAGCGTCCCGTGTACGTCATCGCGGGCGTCGAGGACCGCACGAGCTACCCGCAGCAGGTCGGGTGGCTGGAGGACCTCGCGAACGCCGACGTGAACCTCCTGCAGACCGGGCACTACCCGTGGCTGGACGACGAGGACGCCTTCGTGGAGGCGCTCGAACGGGCCGTGGAAGGCTGA
- a CDS encoding acyltransferase gives MTWLKPVDIDPHAQSSYAAFFADLEARLRDPATDRPALVRDTLAQAMYARTYEALLADAPIAALNLDSRNVTFEAEYYMATDQERFQQVKPLLWLWKNIDLTPLGHNPVFGIPLRRVLAGHVFRSVGQDFKCWQNVEFSVGYNMEVGNDVVVHRNVLLDDIGGIELHDGASVSDYVNIYSHTHSVLDGPDVTLRRTVIGRGARLTYHSTILAGSVVSDDAMLATHALLRGDIPPQGIAMGLPARVTRQKIRSPQEVLALGGGVDSATYPHDAGRKANPEFPQPTPNQTRLPDGDPALAPRAVQAVAEPVAGEG, from the coding sequence GTGACCTGGCTCAAGCCCGTAGATATTGACCCGCACGCGCAGTCCAGCTACGCGGCCTTCTTCGCCGACCTCGAGGCCCGCCTGCGGGACCCCGCCACCGACCGCCCGGCCCTGGTGCGCGACACGCTCGCGCAGGCGATGTACGCCCGGACCTACGAGGCGCTCCTCGCGGACGCGCCGATTGCGGCCCTGAACCTCGACTCGCGCAACGTGACCTTCGAGGCCGAGTACTACATGGCGACCGACCAGGAGCGCTTCCAGCAGGTCAAGCCGCTGCTGTGGCTGTGGAAGAACATCGACCTGACGCCGCTCGGGCACAACCCCGTGTTCGGGATTCCGCTCAGGCGCGTGCTGGCCGGGCACGTGTTCCGGTCGGTGGGCCAGGACTTCAAGTGCTGGCAGAACGTGGAGTTCAGCGTCGGGTACAACATGGAGGTCGGGAACGACGTGGTCGTGCACCGCAACGTGCTGCTCGACGACATCGGCGGCATCGAACTGCACGACGGGGCGAGCGTGTCCGACTACGTCAACATCTACAGCCACACGCACAGCGTGCTGGACGGCCCGGACGTGACGCTCCGCAGGACCGTGATCGGGCGCGGCGCGCGCCTCACGTACCACAGCACCATCCTGGCGGGCAGCGTCGTGAGCGACGACGCGATGCTCGCCACGCACGCCCTGCTGCGCGGCGACATTCCGCCGCAGGGCATCGCGATGGGCCTCCCGGCCCGCGTGACGCGCCAGAAGATCCGCTCGCCGCAGGAGGTGCTGGCGCTCGGCGGGGGCGTGGATTCGGCCACGTACCCGCACGACGCAGGCCGCAAGGCCAACCCGGAATTCCCGCAGCCCACCCCGAACCAGACGCGCCTGCCGGACGGCGACCCGGCCCTCGCGCCGCGCGCCGTGCAGGCCGTGGCCGAACCGGTGGCCGGCGAGGGCTGA
- a CDS encoding 5-formyltetrahydrofolate cyclo-ligase → MATGPGDEPERTDPRGTRGPTMTAGATRDALWSALLRDRVATYPLPPHGHHPNFVGAREAAAALLAHPAVQRHACLIVGAERALYPLRRQALAAGVTLYVPDQKRDGWYFRVRDARGADLKALREHGEPHLQPVGATAAVLACVAVDRAGGRLSKGFGWGARGVPRLPDLPVFTVAHPAMLQDALPCPPDSRVQVIGLPGEALHVQGPDAQTPSPPT, encoded by the coding sequence GTGGCGACCGGCCCCGGTGATGAGCCGGAACGCACGGACCCACGGGGCACGCGCGGGCCGACCATGACGGCGGGCGCCACCCGTGACGCCCTGTGGTCGGCGCTGCTGCGGGACCGCGTGGCGACGTACCCGCTGCCGCCTCACGGGCACCACCCGAACTTCGTGGGCGCGCGTGAGGCGGCTGCCGCACTGCTCGCGCATCCGGCCGTGCAGCGTCACGCGTGCCTGATCGTGGGCGCGGAGCGTGCCCTGTACCCGCTGCGTCGGCAGGCGCTCGCGGCGGGCGTGACGCTGTACGTGCCGGACCAGAAGCGCGACGGGTGGTACTTCCGGGTGCGGGACGCGCGCGGCGCGGACCTGAAAGCCCTGCGTGAGCACGGCGAGCCGCACCTGCAGCCGGTCGGGGCGACGGCGGCCGTGCTGGCCTGCGTGGCCGTGGACCGCGCGGGCGGGCGGCTCTCGAAGGGCTTCGGGTGGGGGGCGCGCGGTGTGCCGCGCCTGCCGGACCTGCCGGTGTTCACGGTCGCTCACCCGGCCATGCTGCAGGACGCCCTCCCCTGCCCGCCCGACTCGCGGGTGCAGGTGATCGGCCTGCCCGGCGAGGCCCTGCACGTTCAGGGCCCGGACGCGCAGACACCCTCACCTCCCACCTGA
- a CDS encoding nitric oxide synthase oxygenase — protein MTSVAEGTAALREAERFVRQFYRECPARPGEVRADLSERLLEVRRQAAEGGPQFTSPELAFGARLAWRNSTRCVGRGYWPALEVRDRRHVTRPDEVFAELLEHLRYAWNGGALRAVMTVFGPGVRVLNPQLIRYAAYRLPDGSVIGDPANLELTHHLMALGWPGGPRTPFDVLPVAVQSGGTVRLFTLPPDAVREVSVTHPTLPGVADLGLRWHALPVISDMRLEVGGVSFLCAPFSGWYLQTEIAARNLADRDRYDVLPALARALGLDTRRERTLWRDRAQLELNVAVLHSFDAAGVKIDDHHTVTRRFVRFEEREARAGRAVYGRWSWLVPPVSGALTPVWHRSYRDVEITPNFFPQATAWPAGVPDRDTVAAGAPRCPFHT, from the coding sequence GTGACGTCGGTGGCGGAGGGCACGGCGGCCCTGCGGGAGGCGGAGCGTTTCGTGCGGCAGTTTTACCGCGAGTGCCCCGCACGGCCCGGTGAGGTGCGCGCGGACCTCTCGGAGCGGCTGCTGGAGGTGCGGCGGCAGGCGGCGGAGGGCGGGCCGCAGTTCACGTCGCCGGAGCTGGCGTTCGGGGCGCGGCTCGCGTGGCGCAACAGCACCCGCTGCGTCGGGCGGGGGTACTGGCCTGCGCTGGAGGTGCGGGACCGGCGGCACGTGACCCGGCCGGACGAGGTGTTCGCGGAACTGCTGGAGCACCTGCGGTACGCGTGGAACGGCGGGGCACTGCGGGCCGTCATGACGGTGTTCGGGCCGGGCGTGCGCGTCCTGAACCCGCAGCTCATCCGGTACGCCGCGTACCGCCTGCCGGACGGGTCGGTGATCGGCGATCCCGCGAACCTGGAGTTGACGCACCACCTCATGGCGCTCGGCTGGCCGGGCGGGCCGCGCACGCCGTTCGACGTGCTGCCGGTCGCCGTGCAGTCGGGCGGCACGGTGCGGCTCTTCACGCTGCCGCCGGACGCGGTGCGCGAGGTGAGCGTCACGCACCCGACCCTGCCGGGCGTGGCTGACCTGGGGCTCCGGTGGCACGCGCTGCCGGTCATCTCGGACATGCGGCTGGAGGTGGGCGGCGTGAGTTTCCTGTGCGCGCCGTTCTCGGGGTGGTACCTGCAGACGGAGATCGCCGCGCGGAACTTGGCGGACCGCGACCGGTACGACGTGCTGCCCGCCCTGGCGCGCGCGCTGGGGCTGGACACGCGCCGCGAGCGGACCCTGTGGCGCGACCGGGCGCAGCTGGAGCTGAACGTGGCGGTGCTGCACAGCTTCGACGCGGCGGGCGTGAAGATCGACGATCACCACACGGTCACGCGGCGCTTCGTGCGGTTCGAGGAGCGGGAGGCGCGGGCGGGCCGCGCGGTGTACGGCCGCTGGTCGTGGCTCGTGCCGCCCGTGTCCGGCGCGCTCACGCCCGTCTGGCACCGCAGTTACCGGGACGTGGAGATCACCCCGAACTTCTTTCCGCAGGCGACGGCGTGGCCCGCGGGCGTGCCGGACAGGGACACGGTGGCGGCGGGCGCGCCGCGCTGCCCTTTCCACACCTGA
- a CDS encoding ABC transporter ATP-binding protein: MTVLARDQEVLELDAWEARPGEVWHVQGPNGAGKTTLLRALSGDTSVRGDLRVCGAVPGTLAARQACLLVPTDADLLTDLTAHEYLHFMTAAWGRAPHAALDLAGRLGVTAFLPRFPEELSRGTRQKVALAAALGLALPLTLLDEPYATLDAASREVLTLAVRERASSGGTVIVTTHGDELRDLHPSVLTLTPPPA, encoded by the coding sequence GTGACGGTCCTCGCCCGTGACCAGGAGGTGCTGGAGCTGGACGCGTGGGAGGCGCGGCCCGGCGAGGTGTGGCACGTGCAGGGACCGAACGGGGCCGGCAAGACGACGCTGCTGCGTGCCCTCAGCGGCGACACGTCCGTCCGTGGCGACCTGCGCGTGTGCGGCGCGGTGCCCGGCACGCTCGCTGCCCGGCAGGCGTGCCTGCTCGTCCCGACCGACGCGGACCTGCTGACGGACCTGACGGCGCACGAGTACCTGCACTTCATGACGGCCGCGTGGGGCCGCGCCCCGCACGCCGCGCTGGACCTGGCCGGGCGGCTGGGCGTGACGGCGTTCCTGCCGCGCTTCCCGGAGGAACTGTCGCGCGGCACGCGGCAGAAGGTGGCGCTCGCCGCCGCGCTCGGGCTGGCGCTGCCGCTCACGCTGCTCGACGAGCCGTACGCGACGCTCGACGCGGCGTCCCGCGAGGTGCTCACGCTCGCCGTCCGGGAGCGCGCCTCGTCGGGCGGCACGGTCATCGTCACGACACACGGGGACGAACTGCGGGACCTGCACCCCAGCGTGCTGACGCTCACCCCGCCGCCCGCGTGA
- the glmS gene encoding glutamine--fructose-6-phosphate transaminase (isomerizing), which produces MCGIVGYIGSRQAQDVLISGLAKLEYRGYDSAGVAVRDGTHITVMKKAGKLANLSGELDGHPLAGTLGIGHTRWATHGLPNDTNAHPHATEDGRIVIIHNGIIENYLKLKEELQARGHEFKSETDSEVLAHLIEEAYTGDLEQAVRDALAQVRGAYGIVVTHADHREIVAARTVSPLVMGVGAGEMFLASDVPALLAYTRDMVFLHDGDMVVLTDDGFRVTDLAGNPQTREIEHIEWDAEAAEKGGFDTYMLKEIYEQPQALTNTLIGRLHDDTGEVNLDINLDPGSFKRISIIACGTAFYAGQVGEYLIEQLARIPVEVDVASEYRYRDPLVSEHTLAIVVSQSGETIDTLEALREAKKGGAKTLGVINAKGSSMTRELDDTLYIHAGPEIGVASTKAYTSMVSAFLMLALWLGRARGTLSEEQGAELLRAARELPRLVEEALAPERVARIKEVAEKYATARDYLFLGRGVNSPTAYEGALKLKEVSYIHAEAYAAGEMKHGPIALIDKDLPVAVIATESRLLEKTISNVQEVRARAGKVILFLSDGDTENARHADDVIYVPRAHEMVSPVVNAVAMQLLAYFTATALGKDVDKPRNLAKSVTVE; this is translated from the coding sequence ATGTGCGGAATCGTCGGTTACATCGGCAGCAGGCAGGCGCAGGACGTTCTCATCTCCGGACTCGCCAAACTCGAGTACCGCGGCTACGACAGCGCGGGCGTCGCCGTGCGTGACGGCACGCACATCACCGTCATGAAGAAGGCCGGGAAGCTCGCCAACCTCAGCGGCGAACTCGACGGGCACCCGCTCGCGGGCACGCTCGGCATCGGCCACACCCGCTGGGCCACGCACGGCCTCCCCAACGACACCAACGCCCACCCGCACGCCACCGAGGACGGCCGCATCGTCATCATCCACAACGGCATCATCGAGAACTACCTGAAGCTCAAAGAGGAACTCCAGGCGCGCGGCCACGAGTTCAAGAGCGAGACCGACAGCGAAGTGCTCGCCCACCTGATCGAGGAGGCGTACACCGGTGACCTGGAACAGGCGGTGCGGGACGCCCTGGCACAGGTGCGCGGCGCGTACGGCATCGTCGTCACGCACGCCGACCACCGCGAGATCGTCGCCGCGCGCACCGTCAGCCCCCTCGTCATGGGCGTCGGCGCGGGCGAGATGTTCCTCGCCAGCGACGTGCCCGCCCTCCTCGCATACACCCGCGACATGGTCTTCCTGCACGACGGCGATATGGTCGTCCTCACCGACGACGGCTTCCGCGTGACGGATCTCGCCGGGAACCCCCAGACCCGCGAGATCGAGCACATCGAGTGGGACGCCGAGGCGGCCGAGAAGGGCGGCTTCGACACGTACATGCTCAAGGAAATCTACGAGCAGCCGCAGGCCCTCACCAACACCCTCATCGGCCGCCTCCACGACGACACCGGCGAAGTGAACCTCGACATCAACCTCGACCCCGGCAGCTTCAAACGCATCAGCATCATCGCGTGCGGCACCGCCTTCTACGCCGGACAGGTCGGCGAGTACCTCATCGAACAGCTCGCCCGCATCCCCGTCGAGGTGGACGTCGCCAGCGAGTACCGCTACCGCGACCCCCTGGTCTCCGAGCACACCCTGGCCATCGTCGTGAGCCAGAGCGGCGAGACCATCGACACCCTCGAAGCGCTCCGCGAAGCCAAGAAGGGCGGCGCGAAGACCCTCGGCGTCATCAACGCCAAGGGCAGCAGCATGACCCGCGAACTCGACGACACCCTCTACATCCACGCCGGACCCGAGATCGGCGTCGCCAGCACCAAGGCCTACACCAGCATGGTCAGCGCCTTCCTGATGCTCGCCCTGTGGCTCGGCCGTGCCCGGGGGACGCTGAGCGAAGAGCAGGGCGCCGAACTCCTGCGGGCCGCCCGCGAACTCCCCCGCCTCGTCGAGGAAGCCCTGGCCCCCGAACGCGTCGCGCGCATCAAGGAAGTCGCCGAGAAGTACGCCACGGCGCGCGACTACCTGTTCCTCGGGCGCGGCGTGAACAGCCCCACCGCCTACGAGGGCGCCCTGAAACTCAAGGAGGTCAGCTACATCCACGCCGAAGCGTACGCGGCCGGCGAGATGAAGCACGGTCCCATCGCCCTCATCGACAAGGATCTCCCCGTCGCCGTCATCGCCACCGAGAGCCGCCTCCTCGAGAAGACCATCAGCAACGTGCAGGAAGTCCGCGCCCGCGCCGGCAAGGTCATCCTGTTCCTGTCGGACGGCGACACCGAAAACGCCCGCCACGCCGACGACGTCATCTACGTCCCCCGCGCCCACGAAATGGTCAGCCCCGTCGTGAACGCCGTCGCCATGCAGCTCCTCGCGTACTTCACGGCCACGGCCCTCGGCAAGGACGTCGACAAGCCCCGCAACCTCGCCAAGAGCGTCACCGTCGAGTAA
- a CDS encoding enoyl-CoA hydratase/isomerase family protein: MTPPESALPESSLSGDVPPVLVSRDGPVLHLRLNRPAVRNALNAELVAALHRELLAAQADPAVRCVVLSGEGRAFSAGADLKALQALGSASSEENRADSARLADLLNLIYTGPTPVVAAVEGAAVAGGAGLACVCDVVVSGAGARFGYTEVRLGFVAAIVMVFLLRAVGEKHARELLLTGRLVPADTACRMGLVNEVVPDGEALLRATQVAQEIALGSRVALATTREMLSLLPGMGLQEGLRYAVLTNAWTRTTSDLQEGVAAFLEKREPAWRPAPQGGTSGRGGRDG; this comes from the coding sequence ATGACGCCGCCCGAGTCCGCACTGCCCGAGTCCTCACTGTCCGGTGACGTGCCGCCCGTGCTGGTGAGCCGCGACGGGCCGGTCCTGCACCTGCGCTTGAACCGTCCGGCCGTCCGTAACGCCCTGAACGCCGAACTGGTCGCCGCCCTGCACCGCGAACTGCTGGCGGCGCAGGCGGACCCGGCGGTGCGCTGCGTGGTCCTGAGCGGCGAGGGGCGGGCCTTCAGTGCGGGCGCGGACCTGAAGGCCCTGCAGGCGCTCGGGTCGGCGAGCAGCGAGGAGAACCGCGCGGACTCGGCGCGCCTCGCGGACCTCCTGAACCTCATCTACACGGGACCCACGCCGGTCGTGGCGGCGGTGGAGGGCGCGGCCGTGGCGGGCGGCGCGGGCCTCGCGTGCGTGTGCGACGTGGTCGTGTCGGGCGCCGGGGCGCGGTTCGGGTACACCGAGGTGCGGCTGGGGTTCGTGGCGGCCATCGTGATGGTGTTCCTGCTGCGCGCGGTGGGCGAGAAGCACGCGCGCGAACTGCTGCTCACGGGACGGCTCGTGCCTGCCGACACGGCCTGCCGCATGGGTCTCGTGAACGAGGTCGTGCCGGACGGCGAGGCGCTGCTGCGGGCCACGCAGGTCGCGCAGGAGATCGCGCTGGGGAGCCGCGTGGCCCTCGCCACCACCCGCGAGATGCTCAGCCTGCTGCCCGGCATGGGCCTGCAGGAGGGCCTGCGGTACGCGGTGCTCACGAACGCCTGGACGCGCACCACCTCGGACCTGCAGGAGGGCGTGGCGGCCTTCTTGGAGAAGCGCGAACCGGCGTGGCGGCCCGCGCCGCAGGGGGGCACGTCCGGGCGGGGCGGTCGGGACGGCTGA
- a CDS encoding FmdB family zinc ribbon protein, whose amino-acid sequence MPTYEYKNIETGEIYEIKQSMRDAPLTVHPDTGAAIKRVLSRPGIAFKGSGFYANDSRSKSGDKSGSGSSGE is encoded by the coding sequence ATGCCCACCTACGAATACAAGAACATCGAAACCGGCGAGATCTACGAAATCAAGCAGAGCATGCGCGACGCGCCCCTGACCGTCCACCCGGACACGGGAGCCGCCATCAAGCGCGTCCTGTCGCGTCCCGGCATCGCCTTCAAGGGCAGCGGCTTCTACGCGAACGACTCGCGCAGCAAGAGCGGCGACAAGAGCGGCTCCGGATCGAGCGGCGAGTGA
- a CDS encoding S1C family serine protease — MTHTPPRPSRSGRWLLLGSLLVAGLGGAYLTGRVTAQRALVTNEEINTVQVSQKALPALVRVDVRIRKDQLQPGEDPTDVGSGFFYRPNLIVTNYHVVQYQESLSIVMYDGKRVNASVEGVDPGIDIAILKVTGVTAPRTLSFGDSARLIPGQKMIALGTPLKYNNFVSTGVFSTTTRDLGQRADGLGQEIGQYGLTTATIQGGSSGGPVLDSRGAVVGVADANASSNTLLPGVIGAFIPSELVSQSLSDLEKIGVPQRGTLGVTLVDLDDLDPALRQLAGLTSNQGALVDEVPAGTAGARAGLRGSLRNNKGQLLSPLGDVVVAVDGRRIANSYDLIRAVALKRPGQVVALKVWRNKKEVTVNVTLLKRTLN, encoded by the coding sequence GTGACCCACACGCCCCCCCGCCCGTCCCGGTCCGGCCGGTGGCTCCTGCTCGGCTCGCTGCTCGTCGCCGGGCTGGGGGGCGCGTACCTCACGGGCCGCGTCACGGCACAGCGCGCCCTCGTGACGAACGAGGAGATCAACACCGTGCAGGTCAGCCAGAAGGCCCTCCCGGCCCTGGTGCGCGTGGACGTCCGCATCCGCAAGGACCAGTTGCAGCCCGGCGAGGACCCCACCGACGTCGGCAGCGGCTTCTTCTACCGCCCGAACCTGATCGTCACGAACTACCACGTCGTGCAGTACCAGGAGTCCCTCAGCATCGTGATGTACGACGGTAAACGCGTGAACGCCAGCGTGGAGGGCGTCGATCCCGGCATCGACATCGCGATCCTGAAGGTGACGGGCGTGACCGCGCCGCGCACCCTGTCGTTCGGGGACAGCGCGCGACTCATCCCGGGCCAGAAGATGATCGCGCTCGGCACGCCCCTGAAGTACAACAACTTCGTGTCGACCGGCGTGTTCAGCACCACCACCCGCGACCTCGGGCAGCGCGCCGACGGGCTGGGGCAGGAGATCGGGCAGTACGGCCTCACGACCGCCACCATTCAGGGCGGCTCCAGCGGCGGGCCGGTCCTCGACTCGCGCGGCGCGGTGGTCGGCGTGGCCGACGCGAACGCCAGCAGCAACACCCTGCTGCCCGGCGTGATCGGCGCGTTCATTCCCAGCGAACTCGTGTCGCAGTCCCTGTCGGACCTCGAGAAGATCGGGGTGCCGCAGCGCGGGACACTCGGCGTGACGCTGGTGGACCTCGACGACCTCGACCCGGCCCTGCGTCAGCTGGCGGGCCTCACCAGCAACCAGGGCGCGCTGGTGGACGAGGTGCCCGCCGGGACGGCCGGGGCGCGCGCGGGCCTGCGCGGCTCGCTGCGCAACAACAAGGGCCAGCTGCTCTCCCCGCTCGGGGACGTCGTGGTGGCCGTGGACGGCCGCCGCATCGCGAACTCCTACGACCTGATCCGCGCCGTGGCACTCAAACGCCCCGGGCAGGTCGTGGCCCTCAAGGTGTGGCGCAACAAGAAGGAAGTGACCGTGAACGTCACCCTGCTGAAACGCACCCTGAACTGA
- a CDS encoding universal stress protein — MNAFQKIAVGIDFSHSAQAALDVARTRFPGAQLRLIHVVDARAGTVPDLTTGGVAPVMQSAEVLTALSQGDQRQLDTLARDGEEEEVLMGEPAQTLVQAAQQWGADLIVVGTHPQGALAHFFMGSVAEQVLRQSGIPVLIVPQR; from the coding sequence ATGAACGCCTTTCAGAAGATCGCGGTCGGCATCGACTTCTCCCACAGTGCCCAGGCGGCCCTGGACGTCGCCCGCACCCGCTTCCCCGGCGCGCAGCTGCGCCTCATTCACGTGGTGGACGCCCGCGCCGGAACGGTGCCGGACCTCACGACCGGCGGCGTCGCGCCCGTCATGCAGAGTGCCGAGGTGCTCACGGCCCTCTCGCAGGGCGACCAGCGGCAACTCGACACGCTGGCCCGCGACGGCGAGGAGGAGGAAGTGCTGATGGGCGAACCCGCACAGACGCTCGTGCAGGCCGCGCAGCAGTGGGGCGCGGACCTCATCGTGGTCGGCACGCACCCGCAGGGCGCCCTCGCGCACTTCTTCATGGGCTCCGTCGCCGAACAGGTCCTCCGTCAGAGCGGCATTCCCGTCCTGATCGTCCCGCAGCGCTGA
- a CDS encoding DNA-directed RNA polymerase subunit omega: MAEKDIDKLLSMTDSKYRLSVVVAKRAVQLRSGAPSTLPTDVKAKTRNLVTQSMRELATGKLRIGQNLMDEERFTQDYMRQRQAQLQAQLNAERERERD; the protein is encoded by the coding sequence ATGGCCGAAAAAGATATCGACAAGCTGCTTTCCATGACCGACAGCAAGTACCGCCTCTCGGTGGTCGTCGCCAAGCGCGCCGTCCAGCTGCGCAGCGGCGCGCCCAGCACGCTGCCCACCGACGTGAAGGCCAAGACCCGCAACCTCGTCACGCAGTCCATGCGCGAACTCGCGACCGGCAAGCTCCGCATCGGCCAGAACCTCATGGACGAGGAACGCTTCACGCAGGACTACATGCGTCAGCGTCAGGCGCAGCTGCAGGCGCAGCTGAACGCCGAACGCGAACGCGAACGCGACTGA